DNA from Aureimonas sp. AU20:
CATCCCCGGCCCGGCCTCGAAGTCGGTGATGATGTCGGAGCCCGAATCCTTGCCGAAGACGAACGTGTCTCGCCCGGCGCCGCCGGTCAGAATGTCGTTGCCGCCGAGGCCCGCCAGGACATTGTCGCCACTGTTGCCGGTGATGATGTTGGACTGCCCGTTGCCGGTGCCGGCGATGTTGGCGGAGCCCGTGAGCGTCAGGTTCTCGACGAAGCCCGGGAGGGTGTAGGACACCTCGGAGCGAACCGTGTCGATGCCGCCGCCGCCGAGCTCCACGATCCGGGTGGCTGCGTTGCGCACGAGATAGGTGTCGTCGCCCGCGCCCCCGGTCAGCGTGTCGGCGCCCGCGCCGCCGTCGAGGAGATCGGCCCCCGCCGTACCGCTAAGGCTCTCGGCCGCAGAGGTGCCGGAGAGAGTGGTGGTCGGGGTGGCGGAGGTCTTCAGCGTGTAGTGGGCGAGCGTGTAGTCGTTGAGCTGATAGGCGGTGATGGAGTCGATCTTCATCTGCGCGACGAGATCCTTGGCCGGCGTTCCCGACAGGCCGCCGACCGCGATGTTGGCCAGCATGTACATGGCCGAGTTCATGTCGGAGGGCGTGTCCACCGTCATCATCTCGTGCCCGTCCACGAAGTAGGTCAGCGTGTAGGGCGTCCAGGTGACGCCGTAGGTGTGCGAGCCCGATAGGTCGTCCAACAGGCCGTAGCCGCCCTTGTTCATGCCGTCGCTGGCGGAATGGGCGTCGAAATGCACTGCGCCCGGCTGGTCGCCGAAGACCTCCATCACGTCGAGCTCGGGCGGCCAGGAATTGTTGACGGGCAGGAGCCAGAAGGCGGGCCAGACGCCCGAGCCCTGGGGCAAAGTCGCCTTCATCTCGAAATGGCCGTAGGTCTGGGCGAACACGGCCTCCGAGGTGATGAGGCCGGACGTGTAGGCATAGCCGCCGGCGGCGGCCTGCTTGGCCGGGTCGATCGCCTGCGCGGTGATGGTCAGCTCGCCATTGGCGACGGAGAACGGGTTGAGGCCGAGCGGCGCTGCGGCCTCCTTGCCGGGAAGGCCCCGGAACGTGTCGTCGACATAGATCTGCCCTTCCTTGTTGGAGGACAGCGTGTAAGCGTTGAGCCCGCCCCATTCGTACTTGGTGAGCCAGGTTCCACTGGTGCCGTCGAAGCGCGAGAAGCTGTTGAAGTCGTCGCGAAAGGTCTGGACCATCGCGCTCCTGTCGAGGTCGAAGACGAAGTCCTTGGCCGAGAGCGAGGTGGCGAGCGTGTTCTGGAGCGTCAGCGTCTGCCCGTCGCCGAGCGCGATGAAGCTGTTGGTGCCGACCTGCTGGATGGCGCCCTTCAGCTCCGCGAAGCTCTTGAAGCTCGCGCCGTCGAGGCGGATGCGGTCGCCCTCAGTTGAGGAGAAGTCGGCGATGACGTCGGAGCCTTGCCCACGCGCGACGACGAAGAGATCGGCGCCGCCCTTGCCGACGAGCACGTCGTTGCCGCCCCCGCCGTTCAGCGTGTTGTTGCCCTCGTTGCCGGTGACGAGATTGTTCAGCTCGTTGCCGATGGCGGTGGAGTTCGCCTTGCCCATGAGGGTGAGGTTCTCGACCGACTGGCCCTTGGGCAGGGCGAAGCCGATGTCGTTCCAGCTCAGCACCGTGTCGATGCCGCCGCCGGCCTTCTCGACGATGTGCGCCGTGGTGTCGGAGGCGACATAGGTGTCGTCGCCGAGCCCGCCGGCCAGCGTGACGTGCTTGGCATAAGCGATCATGTAGTCGTTGCCCGCGGTGCCGGTGAGGCTGTTGTTGGCGAGCGTGCCGGAGAAGGTCGTGGACGAGCCGCCGCTGACCGGCAGCGCGTTCTCGAACAGGACGTTCTCGGCCACGAGCTTGGCGGGCGCGACGTTCTTGAGGGTCAGCGTCTCGCCGTTGCCGAGCGCGATCACCGTGTCGGCGCCCACCTGACTCGCGCTCGCGCGAAACGCCTCGAAGCTCTCGAAGGCGAAGCCCTTGAGATCGAGGATGTCGCCCTTGGTGCCGGTCTCGAAATCGGTGATCGTGTCGGAGCCGTTGCCCTTGGCGATCACGAAGGCGTCGCGCCCGGCGCCGCCGGTCAGCGTGTCGTTGCCGTCGCCGCCGTCCAGCGTGTCGACGCCGCTCGTACCGACGATCGTGTCGGTGACGTTGAGGAGGCGGACATGGGCGGCCGTCAGGCTGCTCATCGAGACATTCTTGAGGATGACGCCCTCGTGCCCGCCGAGATCGATATGGAGATCGGCGCCGACCTGCACCATGCGCTTGCTGAGCGCGGCGAAGCTGCCGAAGGCGGCGCCGTCGATCTTCAGGAGATCGGCCTGCGCGCCCGTGGTCTGGAAGTCGGTGATCGTCTTGGTGCCGGTGCCCTTGGTGACCACGAACGTGTCGCTGCCGCCCTTGCCGGTCAACGTGTCGGCGCCCTGGCCGCCGTCCAGCACGTTGGCGGCGTCGTTGCCGGTGAGGATGTTGTCGAGGTCGTTGCCGGTCCCGTCGATCGCCGCCGTGCCCATGAGGGTGAGGTTCTCGATCGACTGGTCGCCCGGCAATCGATAGCTGAACCAGGTCTGCACGGTGTCGATGCCCTGGCCCGCAAGCTCCACAATGCGGGTGGTGCCGTTGACGATATAGGTGTCGTCGCCCGCCCCGCCCTTGAAGGTGACGTTGGCGGCCTGGGCGGAGAACTGGTCGTTGCCCCCGCTTCCCTCCAGCGCGGCGTTGGCGGTGCCCGCCGTCAGCCATTTGTTCGGCGCGGCGGAGGCGAGGAGCAGCTTGCCCGTCAGCGCACCGGGCGCGTCGCTTGGCGAGGGGGCCGGCGTGGCGCCGACGCCCTGCTGGCTGTCGGTGGCCGGAACGGATGTCTCGACGGCGGGAGTCGGGGGCGGCGTAGAGGGTGTCGGCGCGCTCTTGGCGAACTGAAGGTTGGCGCTGGTGAGGCTGGCGAGCGAAACATTGGCGAGGGTGAGGACCTGCCCGCCGCCGAGATCGACGCTGAGGTCGGCGCCGACCTGCAGGGCGCTTGCCTTGAACCCCGCGAAGTCCGACAGCGCCGTGTCCACGAGCTTCAGGACGTCGCCGCCGCGCGCCGAGAAGTCGGTGATCGCGTCGTTGCCGCCACCCTTGCCGACCACGAACGTGTCGGCGCCCGCGCCGCCGGTCAGGAGAT
Protein-coding regions in this window:
- a CDS encoding family 16 glycosylhydrolase yields the protein MTQSTQANGTDQSKPAAIATQAEIAAAMAGFAQSAAAESSARPEVWLYADTAGSSLTGTSRRDEIRGGANTVLSGGAGDDTYIAYNQTTRIFELAGQGIDTVKTWASSFTLDNTQSIENLTLAGTAHSTGTGNDLDNVLTGNSGNNTLNGGRGNDILVGGGGRDTFVFQRGGGQDVVRDFAAKGASADTLQIEGTGFADFAALKGRIVQHGADTLILLEAGDAVLLKGVAAADLDASNFRFSFVGTAGADTIQGGSGDDLLTGGAGADTFVVGKGGGNDAITDFSARGGDVLKLVDTALSDFAGFKASALQVGADLSVDLGGGQVLTLANVSLASLTSANLQFAKSAPTPSTPPPTPAVETSVPATDSQQGVGATPAPSPSDAPGALTGKLLLASAAPNKWLTAGTANAALEGSGGNDQFSAQAANVTFKGGAGDDTYIVNGTTRIVELAGQGIDTVQTWFSYRLPGDQSIENLTLMGTAAIDGTGNDLDNILTGNDAANVLDGGQGADTLTGKGGSDTFVVTKGTGTKTITDFQTTGAQADLLKIDGAAFGSFAALSKRMVQVGADLHIDLGGHEGVILKNVSMSSLTAAHVRLLNVTDTIVGTSGVDTLDGGDGNDTLTGGAGRDAFVIAKGNGSDTITDFETGTKGDILDLKGFAFESFEAFRASASQVGADTVIALGNGETLTLKNVAPAKLVAENVLFENALPVSGGSSTTFSGTLANNSLTGTAGNDYMIAYAKHVTLAGGLGDDTYVASDTTAHIVEKAGGGIDTVLSWNDIGFALPKGQSVENLTLMGKANSTAIGNELNNLVTGNEGNNTLNGGGGNDVLVGKGGADLFVVARGQGSDVIADFSSTEGDRIRLDGASFKSFAELKGAIQQVGTNSFIALGDGQTLTLQNTLATSLSAKDFVFDLDRSAMVQTFRDDFNSFSRFDGTSGTWLTKYEWGGLNAYTLSSNKEGQIYVDDTFRGLPGKEAAAPLGLNPFSVANGELTITAQAIDPAKQAAAGGYAYTSGLITSEAVFAQTYGHFEMKATLPQGSGVWPAFWLLPVNNSWPPELDVMEVFGDQPGAVHFDAHSASDGMNKGGYGLLDDLSGSHTYGVTWTPYTLTYFVDGHEMMTVDTPSDMNSAMYMLANIAVGGLSGTPAKDLVAQMKIDSITAYQLNDYTLAHYTLKTSATPTTTLSGTSAAESLSGTAGADLLDGGAGADTLTGGAGDDTYLVRNAATRIVELGGGGIDTVRSEVSYTLPGFVENLTLTGSANIAGTGNGQSNIITGNSGDNVLAGLGGNDILTGGAGRDTFVFGKDSGSDIITDFEAGPGMGDVVRLDASPFATFADVKGAMSQVGSDVYLALSPYDTLVFRNHKIADFAADDFKLPAQPPVSAGYSTNVIGTAGADRLVGSGSNNLLDGKGGDDILIGGRGDDTYRAYATGKLTIVEKAGEGIDTVETYGNFTLPANVENLTAMSWNLTLTGNGLSNRITGHGGAEVLNGKGGDDWLTGGGGNDTFVFEKGSGFDTITDFHAAGTGTEHDTIRLVGFGAGATLTHEGDVWTVHHSTGTDSFRTLGVESLDSSDVVWA